The genomic region GATTCCTGATCCCGGCCGTTAGATTCTGTTCGGGAGCAGGCCGTTATGTTTGACTCACTTGGAGGTCCTTTATGGCACGTATAGCAGGGGTCGATTTGCCGATCCGGAAGCGGGTTGGAATTGGCCTCACCTATATTTACGGGATTGGGCGCGCCAGGTCGCTCTCCATCCTTGGCCGTGCGGGCGTTGACCCCGGTAAACCGGTGAAGGATTTGACTGAAGAGGAAGTGACGCACATTCGGCAAATCATCGAGGAGGAAGGCGGCGTTGAAGGCGACCTTCGAAAAGAG from Terriglobia bacterium harbors:
- the rpsM gene encoding 30S ribosomal protein S13, which gives rise to MARIAGVDLPIRKRVGIGLTYIYGIGRARSLSILGRAGVDPGKPVKDLTEEEVTHIRQIIEEEGGVEGDLRKEVALNVRRLIEIGSYRGMRHRRNLPVRGQRTHTNARTRKGPRRGTVANKKKAAAKT